The DNA region TATCcggaagaaaagaaaaaaatacagcgTCGAACCGTGACCGTTCCATCTCCGGGATACACGGTGCGGATGCTCAGTAATGGACAACGGAGTAATCGATTGCAAACTGATGGCCCCAACCATCGAATAACTTCAGGAGTGCTAACTTTACGTCCCCTGTGGAAAAAGAATCCTTTAACCCTCGTatattagggaaaaaattaaaagagatgTCGAAAACGGAGATGCTTGGGCAAGGTCCTCCTACAGCTAGTAACGCTTTGAGGCGTTCTTTGTACCTGGTGTCGCGGCTTTACAAAATCGAACGGTTTTGGACAATATATCTCGGCAAACGGAAACGTTAGCGAACGCTGCCGAGAAAGGACTTTTATCAGTGAATAAAAAAAGTCCAAGGCAAACAGTCAAGTCATTTTACAAAGTCCGCTCAGCTCTAGATTTGTTATTGGCTGGAGAAAGAGGCTGATGCGGATACTTCAATCTGGATCAAGAACGTCGTCGTATCCCGCGTACCAAATGTTACGGATGATCTTAAACAATTATCCAAAATGCGGGAAGTGGCACAAAATAGCCGAGGCTGTAGGAAACAGCAGAAACCAGCTGGTTGAATCTGATTCTTCAAGGAATTAGGGGTTGGTCTCCGACTGGATGGCAAAAATTAATAACTAGTGGTACAAAATAACCATCGTTATTATCATAGCGGTTTGTGTTCTTTTTAGGTGCACGAAGCAGGCACCGATAAAAACTTTATTCACCGGCAGCATCACGATGATGCGAGTCTGGAAATCTCCAAGATGACGACTACTACAACTTCAATAAAGTAATTAGATCTTAGTAGTTGTTATTATCTCATAACTTCTAGATGGTACGGGAAACGTTCACAAGGACGGATAGAGTTTTTCTAAACAGGAATTTAAAGTAACGACCGCAAGGACGTGCTCAGTCAACAAGGGACAGAATGTTTAATTGATGAAAATAACAACTTCACGTGAGCTTTGTCTCGGAATGAGTAGGGGGCACCTCCCCAACCGAGCACTTGGGACCCCCACGCATGCGTAGTATAGTTCTGCAACATTAGCAATGTGTAAATGCAGTAAATAGGAAGGATTAGCATGATGCATGTATAATGAGAAGAGGATATCTGGAAAGGGATGTACAAATAGGCAAAGCTTTATGTTTGATTTTGCACTCGATTTGGGGAACTTCCCCCGAGCGTCTGATCCTGCGCGCTATCAGATAAAGCGACATCTCCTTGCTGAACGCGGCCTTTCCGCCTGCGCTCcaaatgtaaggaaaaagaaataagaacagGTTTACGCTCTTTTTGAGCCCGGGTATTTCCCCCGTGGAAGAATAAAGAACCAGACAACAATGAATTCATCAGCAGCAGGCCCCTATTGCTTCTGTTCCTCCAGCCCTTTTCCTGAAGCAGTGGGTGGCTCTGAAAAGAGCCtttgggtttaaaaaacaaacagaaaaaaccaccacaaaaatctTCAGGCTTCCTCAAAGCagctccccccgcctccccatCGCCACCTCacttgcccttggccttgtgGCTCTCGCTCTTCttgggcagcagcacagcctggaTGTTGGGCAGAACACCCCCCTGGGCGATAGTAACGCCACCCAGCAGCTTGTTGAGCTCCTCATCGTTACGGACGGCTAGCTGGAGATGCCGAGGAATGATCCGCGTCTTCTTGTTATCCCGGGCGGCgttccctgccagctccaggaTCTCGGCTGTCAG from Gymnogyps californianus isolate 813 unplaced genomic scaffold, ASM1813914v2 HiC_scaffold_534, whole genome shotgun sequence includes:
- the LOC127028976 gene encoding histone H2A type 2-C-like, which encodes MSGRGKQGGKARAKAKSRSSRAGLQFPVGRVHRLLRKGNYAERVGAGAPVYLAAVMEYLTAEILELAGNAARDNKKTRIIPRHLQLAVRNDEELNKLLGGVTIAQGGVLPNIQAVLLPKKSESHKAKGK